The following coding sequences are from one Triticum dicoccoides isolate Atlit2015 ecotype Zavitan chromosome 4A, WEW_v2.0, whole genome shotgun sequence window:
- the LOC119284179 gene encoding glutaminyl-peptide cyclotransferase-like: MPPLLVRHPVLIFIIPAMLLTLLGLPPTATLATRFYSFDLMREYPHDPESFTEGLLYGGNDTLFESTGLFGKSSVRKVDLQTGKVLVRHQMDEKMFGEGLTLLGDRLFQLTWLTNVGFTYDRHNFSKCGSFSHKMRDGWGLATDGKVVFGSDGTSTLYQIDPESHQVMRMVPVKYQDNGVRYLNELEYINGEVWANVFKTDCIAIISPDSGIVVGWVFLHELRHHSPNSGNMAHDVLNGIAWDEDNRRLFVTRKLWPTLYEIKLRHIEGPPDGSIEQLCPGIIIPGSGNLPKQAGWSVTR; this comes from the exons ATGCCGCCGCTCCTCGTCCGGCACCCGGTACTTATCTTCATTATCCCCGCCATGCTCCTCACCCTCCTCGGGCTCCCACCAACTGCTACGCTCGCCACCAGGTTCTACTCGTTCGACCTGATGCGCGAGTACCCTCACGATCCGGAATCCTTCACAGAG GGCCTCTTGTATGGAGGAAATGACACTCTTTTCGAGTCCACTGGCCTTTTTGGCAAG TCATCCGTGCGAAAGGTTGATCTTCAGACAGGAAAG GTTTTAGTTCGGCACCAAATGGACGAGAAAATGTTTGGAGAAGGTCTAACACTTCTCGGCGATAG ATTGTTTCAACTTACTTGGTTGACGAATGTTGGATTTACGTACGATCGACACAACTTTAGTAAA TGTGGTAGCTTTTCCCACAAAATGCGTGATGGGTGGGGGCTAGCTACAGATGGGAAGGTTGTTTTCGGCAGTGATGGTACCTCAACTTTGTACCAGATAGATCCAGAGTCTCATCAGG TCATGAGGATGGTGCCTGTGAAATATCAAGATAATGGCGTTAGGTATCTTAATGAACTTGAATACATAAATGGTGAAGTGTGGGCAAATGTCTTCAAG ACAGATTGCATCGCTATAATTTCCCCTGATAGTGGCATAGTGGTGGGTTGGGTTTTTCTTCATGAGCTGAG GCATCACTCACCTAATTCAGGTAATATG GCTCATGACGTTCTAAATGGTATAGCTTGGGATGAAGACAACCGCAGATTGTTCG TGACCAGAAAATTATGGCCAACGCTATATGAGATTAAGCTACGTCACATTGAGGGGCCACCAGATGGGTCTATAGAGCAGCTATGTCCAGGGATCATAATTCCGGGTTCCGGAAATTTGCCCAAACAAGCCGGCTGGTCGGTTACCAGGTGA